In Centropristis striata isolate RG_2023a ecotype Rhode Island chromosome 5, C.striata_1.0, whole genome shotgun sequence, a single genomic region encodes these proteins:
- the LOC131972143 gene encoding sushi domain-containing protein 3, with protein sequence MPLPALGTQRIIQGNGTTVGTVISLQCPAKHKLVGSELMCVMGQNSTHWVGENYCKPMSPYEDYGFRVAVLASIVSSAIIFFMSVAFITCCLLDCIKEDKRKKDERDSDMFQWEEQPQYHEDHRSRYNHKGRNNNNNNTQEKVISLWDTGTPAVCDNMQACRCHQQYAYDPACTYGPTPPRSSLPGYDYNQPLLPRNQESVQISAPPDYNGPPQSSIQTTNAGRGQFSGVVWQHGGQQSRLSGEQPSTTDESNTRNINPAKEFSIRIISV encoded by the exons ATGCCCCTGCCAGCCCTGGGCACTCAGAGGATCATCCAGGGCAACGGCACCACCGTGGGCACGGTCATCTCCCTGCAGTGCCCGGCCAAACACAAGCTGGTTGGAAGTGAGTTGATGTGTGTCATGGGACAAAACAGCACCCACTGGGTTGGAGAGAACTACTGCAAAC CTATGTCTCCCTATGAGGACTATGGTTTCCGTGTGGCTGTGCTGGCGTCCATCGTGAGCTCGGCCATCATCTTCTTCATGTCCGTGGCCTTCATCACCTGCTGTTTGCTCGACTGTATCAAAGAAGACAAAAGGAAAAAGGATGAAAG ggaCTCAGACATGTTTCAGTGGGAGGAGCAGCCCCAATATCATGAGGACCACAGGTCTCGCTACAACCATAAAGGcaggaacaacaacaacaacaacacccaGGAGAAGGTGATTTCCCTGTGGGACACCGGTACCCCAGCCGTGTGTGACAACATGCAAGCCTGCAG ATGTCATCAGCAGTATGCCTATGACCCCGCCTGCACATATGGCCCCACGCCTCCACGTTCCTCCCTCCCCGGCTACGACTACAACCAGCCTCTCTTACCCCGAAACCAAGAATCGGTGCAGATCTCCGCTCCACCTGACTACAACGGACCTCCTCAGTCCTCCATTCAAACTACAAACGCAGGGCGAGGCCAGTTCTCTGGTGTGGTCTGGCAACATGGAGGACAGCAGAGCAGGTTGTCAGGAGAGCAGCCATCAACCACAGACGAGTCCAACACCAGGAATATAAACCCTGCCAAAGAATTTTCTATTCGGATTATATCAGTGTGA